One window of Peteryoungia desertarenae genomic DNA carries:
- a CDS encoding DUF2235 domain-containing protein: MNIVVCADGTWNTPDMNDKGVPTPTNVWKFYNAVAPEDENGARQEKYYHPGIGTDGSKLKRLIGGSTGKGLGKNVKSAYRWLAATYRPGDRIFLVGFSRGAYTVRSLGGMISKCGLADLPFDNHPKQAWAAVDEIFAAYRSKGPSSIKARADLPFHNAETGVFPTKTTPIHFIGVWDTVGALGIPDDLAFLNLFDNPIGHRFHDTEISDIVVHARHAVAMDEKRQSFLPTLWQDNPKVDMQQIWFPGVHGNVGGGYAQTGLSDGALRWMIEEADKAGLAFRKEALSQIKPNDKDILHDSVSGVFKKMKTRPRAVPLVESRKASPSVHASALARQKNPPLTQGDYWVNRTLPTTATIYANDPWNATGIYLEAGTTYRLKASGEWMDASIKAGPGGTKDGRFHPSEAAHMVSSLFGKVENLTKKLLKNKQVDFWYTKREENAPWFALIGLIANNHPPPRQSDDENAVDHLPHEVFIIGQGTTITPQANGYLYCFANDAWQTYGNNRGSVRLTVEVEGSA; this comes from the coding sequence ATGAACATCGTCGTCTGCGCCGACGGGACCTGGAATACGCCCGATATGAATGACAAGGGCGTTCCCACACCGACAAATGTCTGGAAATTCTACAATGCGGTTGCGCCCGAAGATGAAAACGGTGCCCGCCAAGAAAAATACTACCACCCCGGTATCGGCACCGATGGCTCAAAACTGAAACGCCTGATCGGCGGCAGCACGGGCAAGGGACTGGGCAAGAACGTCAAGAGCGCCTACCGCTGGCTTGCCGCAACCTACAGGCCCGGGGACCGCATCTTCCTCGTCGGCTTCAGCCGTGGTGCCTATACGGTGCGCAGCCTGGGCGGCATGATTTCCAAATGCGGCCTTGCGGATCTGCCTTTCGACAACCACCCCAAACAGGCCTGGGCCGCCGTCGACGAAATCTTCGCTGCCTATCGGTCCAAGGGGCCAAGTTCGATCAAGGCGCGCGCCGATCTGCCCTTCCACAACGCCGAGACGGGAGTTTTCCCGACAAAGACGACACCGATCCACTTCATCGGTGTGTGGGATACGGTCGGCGCGCTCGGCATTCCGGACGATCTTGCCTTTCTCAACCTCTTCGATAATCCGATCGGTCATCGTTTCCACGATACGGAAATCAGCGACATCGTCGTCCACGCGCGCCATGCCGTTGCCATGGATGAAAAACGCCAGAGCTTTTTGCCAACACTCTGGCAGGACAATCCGAAGGTCGACATGCAGCAGATCTGGTTTCCGGGCGTGCATGGAAATGTCGGCGGCGGCTATGCCCAGACGGGGCTTTCAGACGGCGCGCTGCGCTGGATGATCGAAGAGGCCGACAAGGCCGGCCTCGCCTTCCGCAAGGAGGCGCTCTCCCAGATCAAGCCGAATGACAAGGATATCCTGCATGACTCTGTCTCAGGCGTCTTCAAGAAGATGAAGACCCGACCCCGCGCCGTGCCGCTGGTCGAAAGCCGCAAAGCCTCGCCAAGCGTGCATGCCTCGGCACTGGCGCGCCAGAAGAACCCGCCGCTGACGCAGGGCGACTATTGGGTCAATCGCACGCTCCCCACGACCGCCACGATCTACGCGAATGATCCGTGGAACGCGACGGGCATCTATCTTGAGGCTGGAACCACCTATCGCCTGAAGGCGAGCGGCGAATGGATGGATGCCTCGATCAAGGCCGGCCCAGGCGGCACCAAGGATGGTCGGTTCCACCCAAGCGAGGCCGCTCACATGGTCTCATCCCTGTTTGGCAAGGTCGAGAACCTGACGAAGAAACTCTTGAAGAACAAGCAGGTCGATTTCTGGTATACCAAGCGCGAGGAGAACGCACCCTGGTTCGCCCTGATCGGTCTGATCGCCAACAACCATCCGCCGCCACGCCAGTCGGATGACGAAAACGCCGTGGATCATTTGCCGCACGAGGTCTTCATCATTGGCCAAGGCACGACGATTACGCCGCAGGCGAACGGCTACCTATACTGCTTTGCCAATGACGCCTGGCAGACCTATGGCAACAATCGCGGCAGTGTTCGGCTGACCGTCGAAGTCGAGGGAAGTGCTTGA
- the putA gene encoding bifunctional proline dehydrogenase/L-glutamate gamma-semialdehyde dehydrogenase PutA yields MTNSAMTALPRFQAPYAGDDDALIRNFTSRLQFTETQDSAIDRRATRFIEAIRKESGKIGGVEDFLREYGLSTREGLALMVLAEALLRVPDAVTQDRLIEDKLKEGGWSEHEAHGDSWFVSASAWALGMSARVIRPGETPEGVMQGLVKRLGLPTVRTATKQAMRFLGHHFVLGETIQDALGRAAKSEERGYRHSFDMLGEGARTADDARRYFKSYADAIDAIGAFMAKNGKGKQLPDRMGISVKLSALHPRYLATHRDRVMRELVPDLLKLAQLAKAHQLNFTVDAEEADRLELSLDVIAAVFSDPSLAGWDGFGLAIQAYQKRAPQVIEYIDQLCQRENRRMMVRLVKGAYWDTEVKRAQERGLADYPVWTRKPATDVAYQHCAALLLAKRQRIFPQFATHNALTVSTIIELAGADRSGFEFQRLHGMGEALYDNLLGGNDRISCRIYAPVGGYRDLLAYLVRRLLENGANSSFVAVAGDRNVPIKSLLERPAARLQMKDGKSARHGQIPMPLDLYGERKNSAGFEFGHRAALEDLMSKVTAPLAAIDAGPLVPGVRPSSETQPVLSPSDRSHQVGTVRNATPADVDRAFAAGRAGFAKWSRLPVEVRASALDKMGDLLEADRDRLLSLLAAEAGKTLDDGIAEIREAVDFCRYYAAQARARFATPELLPGPTGETNRLSWRGRGVFACISPWNFPLAIFLGQISAALVAGNAVVAKPAPQTPLIAFEAVKMFHKAGVPDDVLMLLPGAGEVGAAIAAHPQLAGLAFTGSTGTAQAINRTLAAKNGPIVPLIAETGGLNAMIVDATALAEQVADDVVMSAFRSAGQRCSALRILYLQDDVADGMLEMIEGAARELTLGNPAEITTDIGPVIDEKQKAMLEAHIEDMHKTQKVRYAGSVPEKGNFFAPHIIELDRPEALTKEIFGPVLHVVRWKAKDLSKVLDSIAATGFGLTLGVHSRIDQTIRTVTEALDTGNIYVNRNIIGAVVGTQPFGGSGMSGTGFKAGGPAYLTRFALEQVVSVNTAAAGGNASLIAIGEG; encoded by the coding sequence ATGACCAATTCAGCCATGACTGCCTTGCCGCGTTTTCAAGCGCCTTATGCCGGCGACGATGACGCATTGATTCGCAATTTCACCTCCCGACTTCAGTTTACCGAGACGCAGGATTCCGCCATCGACCGGCGCGCCACCCGCTTCATTGAAGCGATCCGCAAGGAAAGCGGAAAGATCGGTGGTGTCGAGGATTTCCTGCGTGAATACGGGCTTTCGACCCGTGAAGGCCTTGCCCTGATGGTGCTGGCCGAAGCGTTGTTGCGCGTACCCGATGCCGTGACCCAGGATCGTCTGATTGAGGACAAACTCAAGGAAGGCGGCTGGAGCGAGCATGAGGCCCATGGCGACAGCTGGTTCGTTTCGGCGTCGGCCTGGGCGCTTGGCATGTCGGCCCGTGTCATTCGTCCGGGGGAAACGCCGGAAGGCGTGATGCAGGGATTGGTCAAGCGTCTCGGGCTGCCGACGGTGCGCACGGCGACCAAACAGGCCATGCGTTTCCTCGGGCACCATTTCGTGCTGGGCGAAACCATTCAGGACGCGCTTGGACGCGCAGCCAAAAGCGAGGAGCGCGGCTATCGTCATTCCTTCGATATGCTGGGTGAGGGCGCGCGCACCGCCGACGACGCCAGGCGCTACTTCAAGTCCTATGCGGATGCGATTGATGCCATCGGTGCCTTCATGGCGAAGAACGGCAAGGGCAAGCAGCTTCCCGATCGCATGGGCATTTCGGTCAAGCTTTCGGCGCTGCATCCGCGCTATCTCGCCACCCATCGTGATCGCGTCATGCGCGAACTCGTCCCCGATCTCCTGAAACTTGCGCAACTTGCCAAGGCGCATCAGTTGAACTTCACGGTCGATGCGGAAGAGGCTGATCGCCTCGAACTGTCACTCGATGTCATCGCCGCCGTGTTTTCCGATCCGTCGCTGGCGGGCTGGGACGGCTTCGGACTTGCCATCCAGGCCTATCAGAAGCGGGCGCCCCAGGTGATCGAGTATATCGATCAGCTTTGCCAGCGGGAAAACCGTCGGATGATGGTGCGGCTGGTCAAGGGCGCCTACTGGGATACGGAAGTGAAGCGTGCGCAGGAGCGCGGCCTTGCGGATTATCCGGTCTGGACGCGTAAGCCGGCCACCGATGTTGCCTACCAGCATTGTGCCGCTTTGCTCCTTGCGAAACGGCAGCGGATTTTCCCACAATTTGCCACCCACAATGCCCTGACCGTTTCGACCATCATCGAACTTGCCGGCGCAGACCGCTCGGGTTTCGAATTCCAGCGGCTGCATGGCATGGGCGAAGCGCTCTATGACAATCTGCTTGGCGGCAACGACCGGATTTCCTGCCGTATCTATGCGCCGGTTGGCGGCTATCGCGATCTCCTGGCCTACCTCGTCAGGCGCCTCCTTGAAAACGGTGCGAACTCCTCCTTTGTGGCGGTGGCGGGCGATCGGAACGTGCCGATCAAGTCGCTTCTGGAACGTCCCGCCGCTCGCCTTCAGATGAAGGACGGAAAAAGTGCGCGCCACGGCCAGATCCCGATGCCGCTCGATCTCTATGGCGAACGAAAGAACAGCGCGGGCTTCGAATTTGGCCATCGTGCAGCATTGGAGGATCTCATGAGCAAAGTCACCGCGCCTTTGGCCGCCATTGATGCTGGTCCGCTGGTTCCGGGTGTGAGGCCTTCGAGTGAAACCCAGCCGGTACTGTCTCCGTCCGACCGCAGCCATCAGGTCGGCACAGTGCGCAATGCGACGCCTGCCGATGTCGATCGTGCTTTTGCGGCTGGTCGCGCGGGTTTTGCCAAGTGGTCGCGCCTGCCGGTCGAAGTGCGGGCTTCCGCGCTCGACAAGATGGGTGACCTGCTTGAGGCCGATCGTGATCGCCTTCTGTCGCTCCTTGCCGCAGAGGCTGGCAAGACCCTGGATGATGGTATCGCGGAAATCCGTGAGGCGGTGGACTTCTGCCGCTACTATGCGGCTCAGGCGCGTGCCAGGTTCGCAACCCCGGAGCTTTTGCCAGGCCCGACCGGAGAAACCAACCGGCTGAGCTGGCGTGGTCGGGGCGTCTTTGCCTGCATATCACCCTGGAACTTCCCGCTGGCGATCTTCCTGGGCCAGATTTCAGCAGCCCTCGTCGCTGGCAATGCGGTTGTTGCCAAGCCTGCGCCGCAGACGCCGCTGATCGCCTTCGAGGCGGTGAAGATGTTCCACAAGGCGGGTGTGCCTGACGATGTGCTGATGCTGTTGCCGGGTGCTGGCGAGGTCGGGGCCGCGATTGCCGCCCATCCGCAGCTTGCAGGGCTTGCCTTTACCGGCTCAACCGGCACGGCTCAGGCGATCAACCGCACGCTTGCCGCCAAGAATGGTCCGATTGTCCCGCTGATTGCCGAAACGGGTGGCCTCAATGCGATGATCGTCGATGCAACGGCATTGGCCGAACAGGTCGCCGATGATGTCGTGATGTCCGCCTTCCGCTCGGCTGGTCAGCGCTGCTCGGCGCTCCGGATCCTCTATCTGCAGGACGATGTGGCCGATGGCATGCTGGAGATGATCGAAGGGGCAGCGCGTGAGCTGACGCTCGGCAATCCGGCAGAGATCACCACCGATATTGGTCCGGTGATCGATGAAAAGCAGAAAGCCATGCTGGAGGCCCATATCGAAGATATGCACAAGACGCAGAAGGTTCGTTATGCGGGTTCGGTGCCGGAAAAGGGCAATTTCTTTGCCCCCCATATCATCGAACTCGACAGGCCGGAGGCGCTGACCAAGGAAATCTTTGGCCCTGTGCTGCATGTGGTGCGCTGGAAGGCCAAGGATCTGTCGAAGGTGCTCGATTCAATTGCGGCGACCGGTTTCGGTCTGACGCTTGGCGTTCACAGCCGCATCGACCAGACGATCCGTACCGTCACGGAAGCACTCGACACGGGCAATATCTACGTGAACCGCAATATCATCGGTGCTGTTGTCGGGACCCAGCCCTTCGGAGGCTCCGGCATGTCCGGGACTGGCTTCAAGGCCGGCGGCCCAGCCTATTTGACCCGCTTCGCGCTGGAGCAGGTGGTTTCGGTCAACACGGCTGCCGCTGGCGGCAATGCCAGCCTGATTGCGATTGGCGAGGGCTGA
- a CDS encoding Lrp/AsnC ligand binding domain-containing protein: MKEIDRLDKKILRALQAEGRLTNIELAERVNLSPTATAERVRRLSRDGYIIGYSAILSPQKLNRNLLVFIEVKLDRTTPDVFDAFAAAVKRSDDVMECHMVAGGFDYLVKARVSGMEAYRQFLSEVILPLPGVRETHTYAVMEEVKANSALPV, translated from the coding sequence ATGAAAGAAATTGACCGCCTCGACAAAAAGATCCTGAGAGCCCTTCAGGCCGAAGGTCGGCTCACCAATATCGAACTGGCCGAGCGGGTGAACCTGTCACCGACGGCAACCGCCGAGCGGGTGCGCCGCCTGAGCCGGGATGGCTACATCATTGGCTACAGCGCAATCCTGTCGCCACAGAAGCTGAACCGCAACCTGCTGGTCTTCATCGAGGTGAAACTCGACCGAACGACGCCGGACGTTTTCGACGCCTTTGCCGCCGCCGTCAAACGCTCCGATGACGTGATGGAATGTCACATGGTAGCCGGCGGCTTCGACTATCTGGTCAAGGCGCGCGTGTCGGGTATGGAGGCCTATCGGCAGTTCCTGTCAGAGGTGATTCTGCCGTTGCCGGGGGTGCGCGAAACCCATACCTATGCGGTCATGGAAGAGGTCAAAGCGAACAGCGCATTGCCAGTTTGA
- a CDS encoding helix-turn-helix transcriptional regulator: MEQWLSATRDFGFDHLTVMTAPTSHDTRLAPLIIEGTLPESYLREFDADGMLKHCIVVEELAKSIMPQTWTLERGVEGSNEPFTDEMKSLLRRHKLSMGVVIPVFALDAGRYVIRYDGNRPPLSCTEIGHLSMASMQAFDVFDRLRRSGTNQNVLSARELEVVRWTAQGKTSLEIGQILSLSDHTVNAYMTNAIKKLDCVNRTQLVAKALRMKLIS, from the coding sequence ATGGAGCAGTGGCTATCGGCGACACGTGACTTTGGTTTCGATCACTTGACCGTCATGACGGCACCAACGAGCCATGATACAAGACTTGCACCGCTGATCATCGAAGGCACCCTGCCAGAGAGTTATCTCCGCGAATTCGATGCCGATGGAATGCTCAAGCACTGCATCGTGGTGGAAGAGCTGGCAAAATCCATCATGCCACAAACATGGACGCTCGAGCGCGGCGTGGAAGGTTCGAACGAACCTTTTACCGACGAGATGAAATCATTGCTGCGGCGGCACAAATTGTCGATGGGCGTCGTGATCCCCGTCTTCGCGCTCGATGCCGGTCGCTATGTGATTCGCTATGACGGAAACCGTCCACCGCTGAGCTGCACCGAGATCGGCCATCTGTCGATGGCAAGCATGCAGGCGTTTGACGTGTTCGACCGCTTGCGCCGCTCCGGCACCAATCAGAATGTGCTCTCGGCCCGTGAGCTTGAGGTGGTGCGCTGGACGGCCCAGGGAAAGACCTCTCTTGAGATCGGTCAGATCCTTTCTCTTTCGGACCATACTGTTAACGCTTACATGACCAATGCGATCAAGAAGCTCGATTGCGTCAACCGCACACAACTCGTCGCCAAGGCGCTGAGGATGAAGCTGATCAGCTGA
- a CDS encoding DUF2333 family protein, protein MLDPIIAFFQRVFSAIGRGIGMAVAGVFWPFMAGHRWVQQRNWIIKGPIIAALLLLVVFYGLFIWRTQVWYGFDPNFVQAYNLNERTVPAGEPLPGEANACQTSAIVTLTADLTDMNVNQNNWISSTLLYKLGFFGVDWDNTPFFDNKASFQRGVNQVVRRTAIQLVDTLGRVRGTSGINNDLQDARGNIQFDEGTWYFGTDPFGFKTPTPGYYRAAVSSWQRFNSSLAGCDAVFDARADNLLQLLDGMASDLGNTSDILRRRSEEYNAGWFDTRADDRFWFAYGQLYAQHALLQGARADFSDVVRDRNLTAIWDEMDRQFAAALRIQPAIISNGSEDGWIMPTHLATMGFYILRVRSNLVEIRSVLDR, encoded by the coding sequence ATGCTTGATCCGATCATCGCGTTTTTCCAGCGCGTCTTTTCCGCGATCGGTCGCGGGATCGGCATGGCGGTGGCAGGGGTTTTCTGGCCCTTCATGGCAGGCCATCGCTGGGTGCAGCAACGCAACTGGATCATCAAGGGCCCGATCATTGCCGCGCTTTTGCTGCTCGTGGTCTTTTACGGCCTGTTCATCTGGCGCACGCAGGTCTGGTATGGTTTCGACCCGAATTTCGTTCAGGCCTATAATCTGAATGAACGGACTGTCCCTGCCGGTGAACCTTTGCCCGGCGAAGCAAATGCCTGCCAGACTTCCGCCATCGTGACCCTGACGGCGGATCTGACCGACATGAACGTCAATCAGAACAACTGGATCTCCTCCACCCTGCTCTACAAGCTCGGCTTCTTCGGTGTCGATTGGGACAATACACCCTTCTTCGACAACAAGGCGTCTTTCCAGCGCGGCGTAAATCAGGTGGTCCGACGCACTGCCATACAGCTCGTCGACACGCTCGGTCGCGTGCGTGGCACATCCGGAATCAACAACGATCTCCAGGATGCGCGCGGCAATATCCAGTTTGACGAGGGCACCTGGTATTTCGGCACCGATCCCTTCGGCTTCAAGACCCCGACGCCCGGCTATTACCGGGCTGCCGTCAGCAGCTGGCAGCGGTTCAATTCATCGCTGGCAGGCTGCGATGCCGTTTTCGATGCTCGCGCCGACAACCTCCTGCAGTTGCTCGATGGAATGGCGAGCGATCTCGGCAATACGTCGGATATCCTGAGACGTCGTTCCGAGGAGTATAATGCCGGCTGGTTCGATACCCGTGCCGATGACCGCTTCTGGTTCGCCTATGGGCAGCTCTATGCTCAGCATGCCCTGTTGCAGGGTGCTCGTGCCGATTTCAGCGATGTCGTGAGAGACCGCAATCTGACGGCCATCTGGGATGAAATGGACCGCCAGTTTGCGGCAGCGTTACGGATCCAGCCCGCAATCATCTCAAACGGCAGCGAGGATGGGTGGATCATGCCCACCCATCTTGCGACCATGGGTTTCTACATTCTGCGCGTTCGGTCCAATCTCGTGGAAATCCGCTCGGTACTTGATCGATAG
- a CDS encoding DUF6638 family protein → MNRLLEAELIYGRLLPVAEPHLVARYNKALRGFGLPETKLSEFDIDMSGFSPQVAAELQDFDYLDPGRVNRRFIIMTPAQENLPVVHTSFSNTAGLMHEFYSANARAIHAVTLRDVLYGEIEDSVAEVRTLEDLLSINEVRFNVMSAEDLLGKAGELRKLSDRLLTEQHAWREDDLLSRMVDLAKETGDIRENVLVPDKVIFRHDAFWANHFGGVYVFVDDKITTVICSPDAPGFRRSRPWQVSYISIEDKAQIFEFLARTGRIELPRASWVEASGLLALRAEMAILGMAADLEPATDFARIDPVWTQTFLHRHAAALAREGTYPFLQEMIRAIMRAGTLRIADVAPERRISLVRAQPTHPDQWLTNRLIAQLNPQDFISRFVFDKQGFYAAYESFPEPFREYVVSRLSGAYLLNKAAFRKRLYGIGDDQHA, encoded by the coding sequence ATGAACCGCCTCCTCGAAGCCGAACTGATTTACGGGCGTTTGCTCCCGGTTGCCGAGCCGCATCTGGTGGCGCGATACAACAAGGCCTTGCGCGGTTTCGGTCTGCCCGAAACCAAGCTCTCCGAATTTGATATCGACATGAGCGGTTTCTCTCCACAAGTTGCCGCCGAGCTTCAGGATTTCGATTATCTTGATCCCGGTCGCGTCAACCGCCGTTTCATCATCATGACACCGGCGCAGGAAAACCTGCCGGTGGTGCATACCAGTTTTTCCAATACCGCCGGGCTGATGCATGAGTTCTACAGCGCCAATGCGCGCGCCATTCATGCGGTGACGCTGCGCGACGTGCTTTACGGCGAGATCGAGGACAGCGTTGCGGAGGTCAGGACGCTTGAGGATCTGCTGTCGATCAACGAGGTCCGCTTCAATGTCATGTCGGCGGAAGATCTGCTCGGCAAGGCCGGCGAGTTGCGGAAGCTTTCAGATCGACTGCTGACGGAGCAGCATGCCTGGCGCGAGGACGATTTGCTCAGCCGGATGGTGGACCTCGCAAAGGAAACCGGCGATATCCGGGAGAATGTCCTGGTGCCGGACAAGGTGATCTTCCGCCACGACGCCTTCTGGGCCAATCATTTCGGTGGTGTCTATGTCTTCGTCGACGACAAGATTACCACTGTCATCTGCAGTCCCGATGCGCCAGGATTTCGTCGCTCGCGACCCTGGCAGGTGAGTTATATCTCGATCGAGGACAAGGCGCAGATCTTCGAGTTCCTGGCGCGCACCGGACGCATCGAACTGCCGAGGGCCAGCTGGGTGGAGGCGTCTGGTCTGCTGGCGCTGCGTGCCGAGATGGCTATTCTCGGAATGGCGGCGGATCTTGAGCCGGCCACCGACTTTGCCAGAATTGACCCAGTTTGGACGCAGACCTTCTTGCATCGTCACGCCGCTGCCCTTGCGCGGGAGGGAACCTATCCCTTCCTGCAGGAAATGATCCGCGCAATCATGCGGGCTGGTACTTTGCGAATTGCGGATGTTGCGCCGGAGCGCAGGATCTCGCTGGTGCGCGCCCAGCCCACCCATCCCGATCAATGGTTGACGAACCGGCTGATTGCCCAGCTCAACCCGCAGGACTTCATCTCTCGTTTCGTTTTCGACAAGCAGGGTTTCTATGCCGCTTACGAGAGTTTTCCGGAACCATTCCGGGAATATGTTGTATCGCGCCTGAGTGGTGCTTATCTGTTGAACAAGGCCGCCTTTCGCAAACGCCTTTATGGAATAGGAGACGACCAGCATGCTTGA
- a CDS encoding endonuclease domain-containing protein, which yields MRGPNRRKTTRARSLRRDENDAEAVPWGELRGRRFGGYKFVRQFSIGPFFADFACREILLAVEVDGSQHADSVHDAKRDAFMNANGWSVVRFWNVDVLQERKSVLDTLAAILDGRLQEPVRSRDLTYLPAERSA from the coding sequence ATGCGGGGACCGAACAGGAGAAAAACGACGCGTGCCAGAAGTCTGCGAAGAGACGAGAACGATGCTGAAGCGGTTCCATGGGGAGAGTTGCGGGGGCGGCGTTTTGGAGGATACAAATTCGTGCGACAGTTTTCGATTGGCCCGTTCTTTGCCGATTTTGCCTGCCGCGAAATCCTTCTTGCCGTAGAGGTGGATGGAAGTCAGCATGCAGATAGCGTGCATGACGCAAAACGGGATGCATTCATGAACGCCAATGGATGGTCGGTGGTTCGGTTCTGGAATGTGGATGTTCTTCAGGAGCGCAAGTCTGTTCTAGACACTCTTGCCGCTATCCTGGACGGGCGTTTGCAGGAGCCTGTCCGGAGCCGGGATCTAACATATCTTCCTGCGGAGCGGTCCGCATGA
- a CDS encoding AAA family ATPase codes for MNGLNAGLTTIHEAEIAKHLAVAQAMVTRIILLDDGDGREGTALAGTNRRFVSTVSTGSVRRTREVELLKTVQSSGASDPLMSPAQHTVVFRVRRGVQIALAVADVFARQSELESLQARNQSAPLQGEEATRFKALLAASAYIAAFTLAAYLVSTLAGDGEPVDLARGVDVHFDTPQDALKSLVGGLDVTLAGAGDDQTLLDRTRAFARLAIEGLQSRKARFTGLGSFENAHIRIDADDFTLDGFEVLPGAKRKPLSMTFKKPEEIIGNHIAKYQALKLAKMLMAYDFDRQMNPFVELGGFLFTFIGDGMPGTGKTILIQMLAGLLNDYCKVAGYGFHYENFGVDQISSYQGKSGQNAKAFVNNVLNPRVIGFGTIDDVDQVTAKRSDDRASAGQHEVTAVLMESFAGASTVVRGNATFGMFSNYPEKVDDALRQRAGARWLVDGPQTREDYIDIFSLLVGKNHSIPLGEHQLFAGQEIKKAVSASYEGHDRPSEDGLLAVWDRFQKSHGPIETLADVGAYLHAIKEADGRFTGRAIKNITDAIKLRAMDIELPDAWFETPEVFLHKPYEDKKAMIAELRGPITLPMILQEINRYADSEFRYADKSDDAAVEEIIRREKQRERAIVEIERLKGEGSW; via the coding sequence ATGAACGGGTTGAATGCTGGCCTGACGACGATCCACGAAGCCGAAATCGCGAAACATCTGGCTGTTGCTCAGGCGATGGTGACCCGCATCATTCTTCTCGATGACGGTGACGGGCGAGAGGGAACAGCACTTGCCGGTACCAACAGGCGCTTCGTCTCGACGGTTTCCACCGGATCGGTGCGGCGTACCCGTGAAGTGGAACTCTTGAAGACTGTGCAATCGTCTGGTGCCAGTGACCCGCTGATGTCACCCGCCCAGCATACCGTTGTGTTCCGGGTTCGCCGTGGAGTGCAGATCGCGCTTGCGGTGGCGGACGTCTTCGCCCGGCAGAGTGAATTGGAGAGCCTTCAGGCCCGCAATCAATCCGCTCCCTTGCAGGGCGAGGAGGCGACCCGCTTCAAGGCGCTTCTGGCCGCCAGTGCGTATATCGCGGCCTTTACGCTTGCAGCCTATCTCGTCTCGACGCTTGCCGGCGATGGCGAGCCGGTGGATCTGGCGCGCGGCGTCGACGTTCATTTCGATACCCCGCAGGACGCGCTGAAATCACTGGTCGGCGGGTTGGATGTCACCCTTGCCGGGGCGGGTGATGATCAGACCCTGCTTGATCGCACCCGTGCCTTCGCCCGGCTTGCGATCGAAGGCCTGCAGTCGCGCAAGGCTCGCTTTACCGGGCTTGGCAGTTTCGAGAATGCCCATATCCGCATCGATGCCGATGACTTTACGCTGGATGGCTTTGAGGTCCTGCCGGGAGCGAAACGCAAGCCCCTGTCGATGACCTTCAAGAAGCCGGAGGAAATCATCGGCAACCACATTGCCAAGTATCAGGCGCTGAAACTCGCCAAGATGCTGATGGCCTATGATTTCGACCGTCAGATGAACCCGTTTGTCGAGCTTGGCGGCTTTCTTTTCACCTTCATTGGCGACGGCATGCCCGGCACCGGCAAGACGATTCTCATTCAGATGCTGGCAGGTCTCCTGAACGACTATTGCAAGGTTGCGGGCTACGGCTTCCATTACGAGAATTTCGGCGTCGACCAGATTTCGTCCTATCAGGGCAAGTCGGGTCAGAATGCCAAGGCCTTCGTCAACAACGTGCTCAATCCCCGCGTCATCGGTTTTGGGACGATCGACGACGTGGACCAGGTCACCGCAAAACGCTCCGATGACCGGGCCTCTGCGGGCCAGCATGAGGTTACCGCCGTCCTGATGGAGAGCTTTGCCGGGGCCTCCACCGTCGTGCGCGGCAATGCCACCTTCGGCATGTTCTCCAACTATCCCGAGAAGGTCGATGATGCGCTTCGCCAGCGCGCCGGTGCACGCTGGCTGGTCGACGGCCCGCAAACGCGGGAGGACTATATCGACATCTTCTCTCTGCTGGTCGGCAAGAACCATTCCATCCCGCTTGGCGAACACCAGCTTTTTGCCGGTCAGGAGATCAAGAAAGCGGTTTCAGCAAGTTACGAGGGCCATGATCGCCCCTCTGAGGATGGTCTGCTTGCGGTGTGGGACCGTTTCCAGAAAAGCCACGGCCCCATCGAGACGCTTGCCGACGTTGGCGCTTATCTCCACGCAATCAAGGAGGCCGACGGTCGCTTTACCGGTCGTGCCATCAAGAACATTACCGACGCGATCAAGCTGCGCGCCATGGATATCGAGCTTCCCGATGCCTGGTTCGAAACGCCCGAGGTGTTCCTGCACAAGCCCTATGAGGACAAAAAGGCGATGATCGCCGAGCTGCGTGGCCCGATCACGCTGCCGATGATCCTGCAGGAGATCAATCGCTACGCCGACAGCGAATTCCGCTATGCCGACAAGTCTGATGACGCTGCCGTTGAGGAGATCATAAGGCGTGAAAAGCAGCGGGAACGGGCGATTGTCGAGATTGAGAGGCTGAAGGGGGAGGGGAGTTGGTAG